Proteins encoded together in one Pelagicoccus albus window:
- a CDS encoding circularly permuted type 2 ATP-grasp protein, producing the protein MQIEYDHTGFFDEMFEKDGKPRPHYEGIFQRLKTLSTAEFDQKREAVDLSLLQQGVTFTVYGDEESTERIFPFDLMPRIIPNKEWTMLEEGLTQRIVALNLFLKDIYHEQKIVKDGIIPAEVLATGKHFRKEMRDFSPPNDIYIHICGTDLIRDDNGDYLVLEDNGRCPSGVSYMIENRNVMKRAFPRFFPKSGVRSVLDYPDQLLKTLKFASPNESDNPTVAVLTPGVYNSAYFEHCFLARQMGVEIVQGQDLVVKNDFVYMKTTVGLKKVDVLYRRIDDDFLDPKAFRKDSVLGVPGLMQAYRAGNVGLANAVGTGIADDKVTYCFVPDMIKYYLDQEPILPNVKTWLPYKKEDLDYTLENADKLVIKAANEAGGYGMLIGPKATKAEVEDFKKKVKAHPRDFIAQTPISLSRHPTYCDKEFDGRHIDLRPYILYGDKVRVMPGGLTRVALRKGSLVVNSSQGGGSKDTWVLKQDK; encoded by the coding sequence GCGAGAGGCCGTCGATCTGTCTCTCCTACAACAAGGCGTCACCTTCACTGTTTACGGGGACGAAGAAAGCACCGAGCGAATATTCCCGTTCGACCTAATGCCCCGCATCATCCCTAACAAAGAGTGGACCATGCTCGAAGAGGGTCTCACTCAGCGCATCGTAGCCCTGAACCTATTTCTAAAAGATATCTACCACGAGCAGAAGATCGTCAAAGACGGCATTATTCCAGCCGAGGTTCTCGCAACCGGGAAACACTTCCGCAAAGAGATGCGAGACTTCAGCCCTCCCAACGATATCTACATCCACATTTGCGGTACGGACTTGATCCGCGACGACAACGGAGACTACCTCGTACTAGAGGACAATGGACGCTGCCCTTCCGGCGTCTCCTACATGATCGAAAACCGAAACGTAATGAAGCGAGCCTTCCCGCGTTTCTTCCCGAAGTCAGGTGTCCGCTCAGTCCTGGACTATCCCGACCAGCTCCTGAAGACGCTTAAATTCGCCAGTCCAAACGAGAGCGACAACCCGACCGTGGCCGTCCTCACTCCCGGCGTATATAACAGCGCCTACTTCGAACACTGCTTCCTAGCCCGCCAAATGGGGGTAGAAATTGTCCAGGGCCAAGATTTGGTGGTTAAAAACGACTTCGTATACATGAAGACCACTGTGGGCCTGAAGAAGGTGGATGTCCTGTATCGACGTATCGACGACGACTTCCTGGATCCCAAAGCCTTCCGCAAAGACTCCGTACTCGGCGTCCCCGGCCTCATGCAAGCCTACCGAGCCGGAAACGTTGGCTTGGCAAATGCGGTCGGCACCGGAATCGCCGACGACAAAGTGACCTACTGCTTCGTCCCGGATATGATCAAGTACTACTTGGATCAGGAGCCCATCCTGCCCAACGTGAAGACCTGGCTCCCATACAAAAAGGAAGATCTGGACTACACTTTGGAAAATGCGGACAAGCTCGTCATAAAAGCAGCCAACGAAGCAGGCGGCTACGGCATGCTGATCGGGCCAAAGGCCACGAAGGCCGAGGTGGAAGACTTCAAGAAGAAGGTCAAAGCGCACCCAAGAGATTTCATCGCCCAAACGCCCATCTCGCTCTCGCGCCACCCAACCTACTGCGATAAGGAATTCGATGGCAGACACATCGATTTACGACCTTACATCCTATACGGGGACAAAGTAAGAGTGATGCCCGGAGGACTTACCCGAGTCGCTCTGCGCAAGGGCTCCCTAGTCGTGAACTCGTCCCAAGGCGGGGGCTCCAAAGACACCTGGGTCCTGAAACAAGACAAATAG